A window of Diospyros lotus cultivar Yz01 chromosome 14, ASM1463336v1, whole genome shotgun sequence contains these coding sequences:
- the LOC127789884 gene encoding probable mediator of RNA polymerase II transcription subunit 26b — MAMKSRTLDNWRNYFRTSNSDIFDIIEHAIMVAASDCPQEFRLRRDRIGEILFSSRLVRCIGCDSIELSVPGAGDDESEACKGGFDRDGCEFEAGGSKESKVNSDQVETNMKQVSNYSYGEAEALTDEIEEESQIVGEVLRIKEILRNRQDESDSVLLDSLRRLQLMALSVDTLKATEIGKSVNSLRKHGSKQIRYLARTLIELWKDMVDAWVNATAAIAGAEVTPQSVNPSADYEEEGLPSPPLDEGAFFATQTSMELSQFFDGMDDDGNPRNSGEFNKNHGNSTKASMEKQSVPKQKQQIPQGLYPPGRDKRDEELKKQELVMKKQAAVVKPNTPSNPESWPGRPTKVTAGQKVGNDMKFLPRSDKATIQKKPVAAQQDKLKCLDDAARLEAAKRKLHERYQQAENAKRQRTIQVMELHDLPKQGLAHRNPNTRPGNHNRHWANGRR, encoded by the exons ATGGCCATGAAATCTAGAACCCTGGATAACTGGCGGAATTACTTTCGGACATCGAATTCGGACATATTCGATATAATCGAGCACGCGATTATGGTTGCGGCGTCAGATTGTCCCCAGGAGTTCAGGTTGAGGAGAGATCGAATCGGAGAGATTTTGTTTTCGTCTAGGTTGGTCCGATGTATCGGCTGCGACAGCATCGAGTTGTCGGTGCCCGGTGCTGGAGACGACGAGTCCGAAGCTTGCAAGGGCGGCTTTGACAGAGACGGCTGTGAATTTGAGGCCGGCGGCAGTAAAGAGAGCAAAGTGAATAGTGATCAGGTAGAGACGAATATGAAACAAGTGAGTAATTACAGCTATGGCGAAGCTGAGGCATTGACCGATGAGATTGAAGAAGAGAGTCAGATTGTTGGGGAAGTCTTGAGGATCAAAGAGATTCTTCGAAATCGCCAAGATGAG TCTGATTCGGTGTTACTTGATTCGCTGAGGAGGCTTCAGTTAATGGCTTTGTCTGTGGATACACTGAAG GCCACAGAAATTGGCAAGTCTGTCAATTCTCTTAGGAAGCATGGATCGAAGCAGATTCGATATCTTGCTCGGACACTCATTGA ACTGTGGAAAGATATGGTAGATGCGTGGGTCAATGCTACGGCAGCTATTGCAG GTGCAGAAGTTACCCCACAATCTGTAAACCCATCTGCTGATTATGAAGAAGAAGGGCTCCCTTCTCCTCCATTGGACGAAGGAGCTTTCTTTGCTACTCAGACTTCAATGGAGCTGTCTCAG TTCTTTGATGGCATGGATGATGATGGAA ATCCTCGAAACAGTGGGGAATTCAACAAGAACCACGGGAATAGCACAAAAGCATCAATGGAGAAGCAGAGTGTTCCCAAGCAGAAGCAACAGATTCCCCAGGGATTGTATCCTCCTGGCAGGGACAAAAGGGATGAAGAATTGAAGAAACAAGAACTCGTGATGAAGAAACAAGCAGCTGTTGTGAAACCAAATACGCCCTCAAACCCTGAATCCTGGCCTGGCAGACCAACGAAAGTAACTGCCGGGCAAAAGGTCGGCAATGACATGAAATTCCTTCCAAGATCAGATAAGGCTACAATTCAGAAGAAGCCGGTGGCTGCTCAACAAGAT AAACTCAAATGTTTGGATGATGCTGCAAGACTTGAAGCCGCAAAGAGGAAACTCCATGAGCGCTACCAACAAGCTGAGAATG CCAAGAGGCAACGAACGATCCAGGTTATGGAATTGCACGATCTTCCCAAGC